In Streptomyces sp. SN-593, a single genomic region encodes these proteins:
- a CDS encoding ARPP-2 domain-containing protein: MSGGFRLDLAGLEPGPAQVWGGVRLVPLLRAEPVEGLRLHAELYRDGYGVVATGPRTAYTSYIPHGFVADWGADAGRTGQAAAYGTQLRGGPGGRDEGPVACVPLTAHRRMARREAKHRLRFLPLHLALEGYLSLHFGGPSIAWEHWSREALRRGLSPRAEEAYRGAEVGGLDDALRVFEVHPRQCGTVVYVADATAAVFAVPHPEDYRALHHTLLLDLYGELVHQYGLFGAPVPEFRPALGDPDSLPELRAAVAREERGWREFHDGTMAAGLLDAPYRAQRVYRAGPFTLQRFLPAFRPHQENHIGEAITTRNGRIAYLKTFRLSEAQVRRGHLLTRLAANDWQFGATAGELKVTEAELARRLTSAGFGHLLRQDIADGFRAAARRRPG; this comes from the coding sequence CTGCACGCCGAGCTGTACCGCGACGGGTACGGCGTGGTGGCGACCGGCCCGCGGACCGCGTACACCTCCTACATCCCGCACGGCTTCGTGGCCGACTGGGGCGCGGACGCCGGACGGACCGGGCAGGCCGCGGCGTACGGCACCCAGTTGCGCGGCGGGCCCGGCGGGCGCGACGAGGGGCCGGTGGCGTGCGTGCCGCTCACCGCGCACCGGCGGATGGCGCGCCGCGAGGCGAAGCACCGGCTGCGCTTCCTGCCGCTGCACCTGGCCCTGGAGGGCTATCTGAGCCTGCACTTCGGCGGCCCGTCGATCGCGTGGGAGCACTGGTCGCGGGAGGCGCTGCGGCGCGGGCTGTCGCCGCGGGCGGAGGAGGCGTACCGCGGCGCCGAGGTCGGCGGGCTCGACGACGCGCTGCGGGTGTTCGAGGTGCACCCCCGCCAGTGCGGGACGGTCGTCTACGTCGCGGACGCGACGGCCGCGGTGTTCGCCGTGCCGCATCCGGAGGACTACCGCGCCCTGCACCACACGCTGCTGCTCGACCTGTACGGCGAACTCGTCCACCAGTACGGCCTGTTCGGCGCCCCGGTGCCGGAGTTCCGGCCCGCCCTCGGCGATCCGGACTCGCTGCCGGAACTGCGCGCCGCGGTCGCCCGCGAGGAACGCGGCTGGCGGGAGTTCCACGACGGCACCATGGCCGCGGGGCTGCTGGACGCGCCGTACCGGGCCCAACGGGTGTACCGCGCGGGGCCGTTCACCCTCCAGCGGTTCCTGCCGGCCTTCCGGCCCCATCAGGAGAACCACATCGGCGAGGCGATCACGACGCGGAACGGGCGGATCGCCTACCTCAAGACGTTCCGGCTGTCCGAGGCCCAGGTGCGGCGCGGCCACCTGCTCACCCGGCTGGCCGCCAACGACTGGCAGTTCGGCGCCACCGCCGGCGAACTCAAGGTGACCGAAGCGGAGTTGGCCCGGCGCCTGACGTCCGCGGGCTTCGGCCACCTGCTGCGCCAGGACATCGCCGACGGCTTCCGCGCCGCCGCCCGCCGCCGACCCGGGTGA